A region from the Lentimonas sp. CC4 genome encodes:
- a CDS encoding abscisic acid-deficient protein Aba4 family protein: MPIWLIDVLGARNLNSAFLILALMTLPIWIGMVCLPNSRLVRQFAQPLIVAPIYCTVLFVLLWRCYQASVLPDPMKEISYSAAQGFARHPVAFLTFYCNFQIMNLALGTMMYQKTLRAGFRAPVELVLCWLLGALAFVPFVIRLLIRRQSIR, from the coding sequence ATGCCGATTTGGTTGATTGATGTCTTGGGGGCGAGGAACCTGAACAGTGCGTTCCTGATTCTTGCGCTCATGACTTTGCCGATTTGGATTGGTATGGTTTGCTTGCCAAATTCGCGTCTGGTGCGGCAGTTTGCTCAGCCTTTGATTGTGGCTCCCATTTATTGCACGGTGCTATTTGTGTTGTTGTGGAGATGTTATCAGGCTTCAGTGCTTCCTGACCCGATGAAGGAGATCAGCTACTCGGCGGCTCAGGGATTTGCCCGGCATCCAGTCGCATTTCTGACATTCTATTGTAATTTCCAGATAATGAATTTGGCTCTTGGCACTATGATGTATCAAAAAACACTGCGCGCAGGCTTTCGAGCACCTGTCGAGTTGGTGCTCTGTTGGTTGCTAGGCGCACTTGCATTCGTTCCGTTTGTTATTCGTTTGCTGATCAGGAGGCAGTCGATTCGATGA
- a CDS encoding phosphoribosylaminoimidazolesuccinocarboxamide synthase: protein MNSDSLPFPLPTQPLLKVEGLPYPLVASGKVREVFDMGDALLMVATDRVSAFDVIMNEGLAGKGVLLTQISLYWFARAGAVTKHHLVDDHAERVAELGKAHPELEHRSMIVKKLNPLPIEAVVRGYLSGSGWKAYQETGQLFEYTLPEGLQDSSELPKPVFTPTTKVASGHDMPIDCADAGKLIGEELFQRVHDLSLALYNMGVERADAANLILADTKFEFGLDDAGELYLIDEILTPDSSRYWPREGYAPGGAQPSFDKQFVRDYLESLDWDKTPPPPPLPEDVLAGTLERYIEAYKTLVVE, encoded by the coding sequence ATGAATTCTGATTCTTTGCCGTTTCCATTGCCGACTCAACCGCTGCTTAAGGTCGAGGGGCTTCCGTATCCATTGGTCGCCTCTGGAAAAGTGCGCGAAGTCTTTGATATGGGCGATGCTCTGCTGATGGTCGCGACCGACCGCGTCTCAGCGTTTGATGTGATTATGAACGAGGGCTTGGCTGGCAAAGGCGTGCTATTGACACAGATCAGCCTGTATTGGTTTGCACGGGCCGGAGCTGTTACGAAGCACCATCTAGTGGACGACCATGCCGAGCGGGTTGCCGAGCTCGGCAAGGCGCATCCTGAACTGGAACATCGCAGTATGATCGTTAAGAAGCTCAACCCATTGCCAATCGAGGCAGTGGTGCGTGGATATCTCTCAGGTTCAGGGTGGAAGGCCTATCAGGAAACTGGCCAACTGTTTGAATATACGCTGCCAGAGGGCTTGCAGGATAGCAGTGAGTTGCCGAAGCCTGTCTTTACGCCGACGACTAAGGTGGCGAGCGGCCATGATATGCCGATCGATTGCGCAGATGCTGGCAAGTTGATTGGTGAAGAACTCTTTCAGCGTGTGCATGACCTGAGTCTGGCACTCTATAATATGGGTGTGGAGCGTGCGGATGCGGCGAACCTTATTTTGGCAGACACAAAATTTGAGTTTGGTTTGGATGACGCGGGTGAGCTCTATTTGATCGATGAAATCCTGACCCCGGACTCTTCACGCTATTGGCCACGTGAGGGCTATGCGCCAGGAGGGGCACAGCCGTCGTTTGATAAGCAGTTTGTGCGTGATTACTTGGAGTCGTTGGATTGGGATAAGACGCCACCGCCACCGCCACTGCCTGAGGACGTGCTCGCTGGCACCTTGGAACGCTATATCGAGGCTTACAAGACCTTGGTCGTGGAGTAA
- a CDS encoding acetolactate synthase yields MPTDVMRRPGAFRPVIQFSIHADNKVGRLNEIIGLLSVHEVHIMALSILDTTDSSIIRIIVDYPEEAQKLLIEHQFSFVQSELLAVELVSEADIRKVTSALVQAEINIHYTYPFVSRPNNRSALAISLEDNELAAETITLHQLKIIGQDDIAR; encoded by the coding sequence ATGCCAACTGATGTGATGCGCAGACCTGGAGCCTTTCGCCCCGTTATTCAATTTTCGATCCATGCCGACAATAAAGTTGGTCGGCTGAACGAAATCATCGGCCTACTCTCCGTCCATGAAGTGCACATCATGGCGCTATCGATCCTCGACACCACAGATAGCTCAATCATTCGAATCATCGTCGACTACCCTGAAGAGGCTCAAAAGCTACTCATTGAGCATCAATTCTCATTTGTTCAAAGTGAACTCCTCGCAGTCGAACTAGTCAGTGAAGCAGACATTCGAAAAGTTACCTCAGCACTCGTTCAAGCTGAAATTAACATTCACTACACTTACCCATTCGTCTCTCGCCCCAACAATCGATCTGCCCTAGCAATCAGCTTGGAAGATAACGAACTCGCAGCTGAGACGATTACACTGCATCAGCTAAAAATTATCGGCCAAGACGACATCGCACGCTAG
- the aroC gene encoding chorismate synthase, translating to MGNSFGTLFRISTWGESHGGGIGVVIDGCPPRLPISLEEIQFELDRRRPGQSDITTPRKESDSATIVSGVYEGQTTGTPIGIYVPNGDQRPSAYTEMKDKFRPSHADFTYQTKFGHRNHEGGGRSSARETIGRVAAGAVAKKILKLAGDIEVRAYITRVHDIEMPASDAFPTLEAVEASPVRCPHPETAEKMVERIKAVRNDGDSVGGIIECRVRNLPVGLGVPVFDRLEADLAKAMLSIPATKGFEIGSGFDGSTQLGSEHNDIFINKDGKVGTETNRSGGVQGGISNGEEVIFRVAFKPTATLIQNQRTVDKDGNETELMGRGRHDPCVVPRAVPIVESMAALVVVDHWMRYQAQCQSFDFGAE from the coding sequence ATGGGTAATTCCTTCGGCACACTATTTCGTATTTCAACTTGGGGCGAGAGCCACGGCGGCGGCATCGGCGTCGTCATCGACGGCTGCCCGCCGCGCCTACCGATCTCGCTCGAAGAGATTCAGTTCGAGCTCGACCGTCGCCGCCCCGGCCAGAGCGACATCACGACTCCGCGTAAAGAGAGCGACTCCGCTACCATCGTCTCCGGCGTTTACGAAGGCCAAACCACTGGCACTCCGATCGGCATCTACGTGCCCAACGGTGATCAACGCCCCTCCGCATACACGGAGATGAAGGACAAATTCCGCCCCTCACACGCCGACTTTACGTATCAGACCAAGTTCGGCCACCGTAACCACGAGGGCGGCGGTCGCTCCTCGGCTCGTGAGACCATCGGTCGCGTTGCAGCTGGCGCCGTTGCTAAGAAGATTCTCAAACTAGCCGGCGATATCGAAGTGCGTGCCTACATCACCCGCGTGCACGACATCGAAATGCCTGCCAGCGATGCCTTTCCGACACTCGAAGCAGTTGAGGCCAGCCCTGTGCGCTGCCCGCACCCAGAGACTGCTGAAAAAATGGTCGAGCGGATCAAAGCCGTCCGTAACGACGGCGACTCCGTTGGTGGCATCATCGAATGTCGCGTGCGCAACCTTCCCGTCGGTCTTGGCGTGCCAGTCTTTGACCGCCTCGAAGCAGACTTGGCCAAGGCCATGCTCTCTATTCCAGCCACCAAGGGCTTCGAAATCGGCAGCGGCTTCGACGGCTCCACTCAACTCGGCTCCGAGCACAACGATATTTTCATCAATAAAGACGGCAAGGTGGGCACCGAGACGAACCGCTCTGGTGGCGTTCAAGGTGGCATCAGCAACGGCGAAGAAGTCATCTTCCGCGTCGCGTTCAAGCCAACTGCCACACTCATCCAGAATCAACGCACTGTTGATAAAGATGGCAACGAAACCGAACTCATGGGGCGCGGTCGCCACGACCCATGCGTCGTGCCACGCGCCGTGCCGATCGTCGAATCCATGGCCGCGCTCGTCGTGGTCGACCACTGGATGCGCTACCAAGCACAGTGCCAATCCTTCGATTTCGGCGCAGAGTAA
- a CDS encoding aldo/keto reductase yields MSYTPCSNRYKKLDYVRCGRSGLKLPSISLGLWHNFGDVDDFENARAMLHCAFDQGITHFDLANNYGPSAGSAESTFGKILKKDLHPYRDELLISSKAGYTMWEGPYGDWGSRKYLISSLDQSLQRMGLDYVDIFYSHRMDPGTPLEETMGALDYAVRSGRALYAGISNYSAEKTREAAAILRELGTPCVIHQARYNIFDRWIEDGLTDVLEDEGIGAIVFCPLAQGMLTDKYLKDVPSDSRAAKAHGFLEEASVHNHIKKIRALNDIAQARGQSLAQMAIAWVLRQKSVTSALIGASRPQQISDNLASLNAAPLSDDELQAIDAISLS; encoded by the coding sequence ATGTCATATACACCATGCTCCAATCGTTATAAAAAATTAGACTATGTTCGCTGCGGCCGCTCAGGACTGAAGTTGCCGTCTATCTCGCTGGGGCTATGGCATAACTTCGGCGATGTGGATGATTTCGAGAATGCGCGCGCGATGCTTCACTGTGCGTTTGATCAAGGAATTACGCATTTTGATTTAGCGAATAATTACGGCCCTTCCGCTGGTTCTGCTGAGAGCACGTTTGGCAAGATACTGAAGAAAGATTTACACCCATATCGAGATGAACTTCTGATTTCGAGCAAGGCGGGCTACACGATGTGGGAAGGCCCATACGGTGACTGGGGCTCGCGCAAGTATCTGATTTCGAGCTTAGATCAGAGCCTTCAGCGGATGGGGCTCGATTATGTCGACATATTTTACAGTCATCGTATGGATCCAGGCACGCCACTTGAAGAGACGATGGGAGCGCTGGACTATGCAGTGCGCTCGGGGCGTGCTCTGTATGCGGGGATCTCCAACTATTCTGCTGAGAAGACTCGTGAGGCGGCGGCGATCTTGCGCGAACTCGGCACACCTTGCGTGATCCATCAAGCACGTTATAATATTTTTGACCGTTGGATTGAGGATGGACTAACCGATGTGTTGGAGGACGAGGGGATCGGTGCGATCGTATTTTGTCCACTCGCACAGGGCATGTTGACCGATAAGTATCTAAAGGACGTGCCAAGCGATTCACGTGCGGCGAAGGCGCATGGTTTTTTAGAAGAAGCGTCTGTGCATAATCATATCAAGAAGATTCGAGCCTTAAACGACATCGCACAGGCTCGCGGGCAGTCGTTGGCGCAAATGGCGATTGCATGGGTGCTGCGGCAGAAGTCGGTGACCTCTGCATTAATTGGAGCGAGTCGACCGCAACAGATCTCGGATAATCTAGCGTCATTGAATGCAGCACCGCTGAGTGATGATGAATTACAGGCGATCGATGCCATTTCTTTGAGCTAA
- a CDS encoding YicC/YloC family endoribonuclease yields MTGYGRGSADAPEHNVRIEVEITSVNRKTLDAQVSCPREWNGLDQQCNAWLKGAFQRGRVNIQIKVESTEGAQTGLSWSAKKMDASLQQLESYAESRSLPFVVDSHLLLELAKTQKDDGGLPDWRELEPSIKTAFDQALVDIDAMRLNEGNALAQDLKERMQELDTIRQQIASNAENTVASYRDALMARLTQLKLELDINDERVLKEVAIFADRSDISEELTRLNSHFEQFKEFIDAKEATGRKMDFLCQEIHREFNTTGSKSSPIEITRSVIEGKNALERIREQVQNVE; encoded by the coding sequence ATGACAGGATATGGGCGCGGCTCTGCCGATGCCCCCGAACACAATGTGCGCATCGAAGTAGAAATTACTTCGGTCAATCGTAAGACTTTAGACGCTCAAGTCTCTTGCCCACGCGAGTGGAATGGACTCGACCAGCAATGCAATGCTTGGCTCAAGGGCGCGTTTCAGCGCGGTCGTGTCAATATTCAGATCAAGGTCGAATCGACCGAAGGTGCGCAGACAGGCCTGTCGTGGAGTGCGAAAAAGATGGATGCGAGCCTACAGCAATTAGAATCTTATGCTGAAAGCCGTAGCCTACCCTTCGTCGTAGATAGCCACTTGCTACTCGAACTAGCGAAGACGCAGAAAGATGATGGCGGACTCCCTGATTGGCGTGAGCTTGAGCCTTCGATCAAAACAGCCTTTGACCAAGCCTTGGTCGACATCGACGCCATGCGCCTCAACGAAGGCAACGCACTCGCACAAGATTTGAAAGAGCGCATGCAGGAGCTCGATACGATCCGCCAGCAGATCGCCAGTAATGCAGAGAATACCGTCGCATCCTATCGAGATGCCCTCATGGCACGCCTCACACAGTTGAAGCTTGAACTAGACATCAATGACGAACGCGTGCTCAAGGAAGTCGCAATCTTCGCAGACCGATCCGACATCAGTGAAGAACTCACCCGCCTCAACAGCCACTTTGAGCAGTTCAAGGAATTCATCGATGCCAAGGAAGCCACTGGACGCAAGATGGACTTTCTTTGCCAAGAAATCCACCGTGAGTTCAATACGACAGGCAGCAAATCCTCACCGATTGAAATCACTCGTTCCGTGATCGAGGGCAAAAATGCTCTCGAGCGCATCCGTGAGCAGGTGCAGAACGTCGAGTAA
- a CDS encoding TetR/AcrR family transcriptional regulator, with product MPRKRSRSNTEEKFLNAVLELVAADGCSALGINAVAHQAGADKVLIYRYFGNLNGLLQRVADSRQWLPSVDELCSELTLTENSSASSAISRLCKILTRHIRADAATHQILRWRKAERNPLTQHFSSEWAALWQTLADHLSSGLDYEPREAWKRVGALTALTVEAELCDEPVSPNCIDHIAQDISVGRVSQGESGTEVTIEDQLPTNLL from the coding sequence ATGCCCCGCAAACGATCTCGCTCCAACACCGAAGAAAAGTTCCTCAATGCTGTATTGGAGCTTGTTGCTGCGGATGGCTGCAGTGCCTTAGGCATCAATGCAGTCGCGCATCAAGCAGGTGCCGACAAGGTGTTGATTTACCGTTATTTTGGTAATCTAAACGGCCTACTCCAACGAGTTGCCGACAGCCGGCAGTGGCTGCCCTCTGTTGACGAATTATGCAGTGAACTCACGCTGACAGAGAATAGTTCAGCATCTAGCGCCATCAGCCGACTCTGCAAGATACTCACTCGCCACATTCGAGCGGACGCGGCGACCCACCAAATACTTCGATGGCGTAAGGCCGAAAGAAATCCGCTGACTCAACATTTTTCGAGTGAGTGGGCAGCGCTCTGGCAAACACTAGCGGACCATCTCTCCTCTGGCTTAGACTACGAACCACGTGAAGCGTGGAAACGTGTCGGAGCACTCACAGCACTGACAGTGGAAGCCGAACTTTGCGACGAACCAGTTAGCCCCAACTGCATTGATCATATCGCGCAAGATATTTCAGTGGGCCGCGTGTCACAAGGTGAATCTGGAACCGAAGTAACGATCGAAGATCAGTTGCCGACGAACCTGCTCTAA
- a CDS encoding isochorismatase family protein has product MSNPAQHLGLLLIDFQDPFLNAMPDRERLLKRTSFAVEAASLLGCSIALTEQLPEKLGNTTAELKQILPEHTPVFDKSAFSAMEAEGLNRWIESNQIDHLLLIGIETSICIYQTAIQALGDNVGVTLLSDCISERRCEDREPVLKQLLSMDAHVLPSETIFYSLIGSAEHPQFREFTQIVKRYS; this is encoded by the coding sequence ATGTCCAATCCAGCACAACACCTAGGCCTTCTTCTTATTGATTTCCAGGATCCGTTCCTCAACGCGATGCCTGACCGCGAACGACTCCTCAAGCGCACCAGCTTTGCCGTCGAAGCCGCGTCACTCCTCGGCTGTTCAATCGCACTCACCGAGCAACTCCCTGAAAAACTAGGCAACACCACTGCCGAGCTGAAGCAGATTCTACCAGAACACACGCCTGTCTTTGATAAGAGCGCGTTCTCTGCAATGGAAGCCGAAGGCCTCAACCGCTGGATCGAGAGCAATCAAATCGATCACTTGCTGCTCATCGGCATCGAGACTTCGATCTGTATCTACCAGACCGCCATTCAAGCCCTCGGCGACAATGTTGGAGTCACCCTGCTCTCGGATTGCATCAGTGAACGTCGCTGTGAAGACCGCGAGCCCGTCCTCAAGCAGCTCCTCTCAATGGATGCCCACGTGCTCCCTTCCGAAACAATTTTCTACAGTCTCATTGGCAGCGCAGAGCACCCGCAGTTCCGCGAGTTCACACAGATCGTCAAGCGATACAGCTAA
- a CDS encoding M23 family metallopeptidase yields the protein MYLKFVQLLSLGVLLSLAQATAFAGLIWPTPNPAFQNGQSIETFIQPTASGVPESGLFGCVRNSGGRFHEGLDLYPVERTRSGEPVDAVYSVLPGRVVYVNKTAGYSSYGRYVVVEHDQEIPAFHTLYAHLASVGEGIKLGARVESGTQLGIMGRSASYSIPRTRAHLHFEIGFRLTNQFQGWYDRQKYGSKNRHGNWNGMNLVSLDPLDFYEAVRLGKVNNVYEYLKITPATARIRVQISEIPDFVKNFPSLVTRPFAGKQVVAWDIAFTQYGVPKEWTPRFGDEAIGGRPGDVKVLAYSPTLLEKQTCRRVLDIVGDTPKISSGTLTTIKKLFGFK from the coding sequence ATGTATTTGAAATTTGTTCAATTACTGTCGCTAGGCGTGCTATTGTCACTCGCGCAAGCGACAGCCTTTGCTGGATTGATTTGGCCGACGCCTAATCCCGCGTTTCAAAACGGGCAATCGATTGAGACATTTATACAGCCCACCGCTTCAGGAGTGCCTGAGTCTGGCCTGTTTGGCTGTGTTCGTAATAGCGGCGGGCGCTTCCACGAAGGCCTGGATCTATATCCAGTTGAGCGCACTAGAAGTGGGGAGCCCGTTGACGCGGTCTACTCGGTTTTACCAGGGCGCGTGGTGTATGTAAACAAAACAGCCGGTTATAGTAGTTATGGGCGGTATGTCGTGGTGGAGCACGATCAAGAGATTCCAGCCTTTCATACATTATACGCGCACTTAGCGAGTGTCGGCGAGGGGATCAAGCTCGGAGCTCGCGTGGAGTCGGGCACCCAACTCGGTATTATGGGACGATCTGCGTCGTATTCGATTCCGCGCACACGAGCGCACTTGCACTTTGAAATTGGCTTTCGCCTGACGAATCAATTTCAGGGATGGTATGATCGACAGAAATACGGAAGTAAAAACAGACACGGCAATTGGAATGGTATGAATCTCGTCAGTCTTGATCCGTTAGATTTTTACGAAGCGGTTCGCCTCGGTAAGGTAAATAATGTGTATGAATATTTGAAAATCACTCCTGCGACTGCTCGTATCCGAGTGCAGATATCGGAGATTCCGGATTTCGTTAAAAATTTCCCGTCGCTGGTCACACGCCCTTTTGCGGGTAAACAAGTGGTGGCATGGGATATCGCGTTTACTCAGTATGGCGTGCCCAAGGAATGGACACCGCGCTTTGGTGATGAGGCGATCGGAGGCCGCCCCGGCGATGTAAAGGTATTGGCCTATAGCCCGACACTATTAGAAAAGCAGACCTGCCGCCGCGTATTAGACATCGTGGGCGACACGCCGAAAATTTCGTCAGGCACGTTGACCACGATCAAGAAGTTATTTGGGTTCAAGTAG
- a CDS encoding VacJ family lipoprotein → MNLKTLPIIPLLAAAGLCSCQSSYDASKIPAASHPTDGELMVKAVNDPIEPVNRASFALTEGLFDYVLYPAAKGYKWLIPEPGRKNISNFGANITYPVRLVNNSLQWQWSESWTETKRFGINTTEGVLGLYDPATAKYSLRASKEDLGQTFGKWGWNSQMYLFIPVLGPSSERDALGMFGDSYLNPVSYVESPYNYVSKGFLGFNELSIHADTIHNFLVENYDPYELSRLLYSAAREAAISNYAHDSTSSDGAETQTLRAIFAKPSNPDFKMQCIDDSAVIEGWKQELPYSLWLQPEPAPLMVQLPGLGSFRKGNMDLALAELAYEEGYSVLIFSNTFNWEFMTSAPQGYAPGYVNRDMELLREAYQAIMIDAEATYGADHFQQRSLSGMSMGAWYTLNLAADLKHRGTDHLVDNVIAINPPVNLLDSLGALDLLYRAPYQNGDMDRAKQTIDSAIAKAFISASMGLTPTSDLPFTNTEASYLIGLNFRLTLHEAIIAGAFNEELSVFGSKGALYKDMEALSFDDYYKKIAVMVNERQGVTEKDIQESVNLENRSEQLKQVKGLHLVLSDNDFLLNPKELNWLKTTFAGKTTVFEQGGHLGELWRPELQAAIREQLRKNYNNK, encoded by the coding sequence ATGAATCTAAAAACTCTTCCTATTATCCCACTACTGGCGGCGGCTGGGCTTTGTTCCTGCCAGTCGTCATACGATGCGTCGAAAATACCTGCTGCAAGTCATCCGACTGATGGTGAGTTGATGGTAAAAGCGGTCAATGACCCGATTGAACCTGTGAATCGTGCATCGTTCGCGTTGACTGAAGGCTTGTTTGATTATGTGCTCTATCCCGCGGCGAAGGGCTACAAGTGGCTGATTCCTGAGCCAGGCCGTAAGAATATTTCCAATTTTGGTGCCAATATTACTTATCCTGTTCGTCTGGTAAATAACTCATTGCAATGGCAATGGAGTGAGAGTTGGACAGAAACCAAGCGGTTCGGTATCAACACTACGGAAGGTGTTTTGGGGCTCTATGACCCTGCAACAGCCAAGTATTCTTTAAGAGCCAGCAAGGAGGACCTCGGTCAGACTTTCGGCAAATGGGGCTGGAATTCCCAAATGTATTTGTTCATCCCTGTCCTTGGGCCGAGCTCTGAGCGTGATGCTCTAGGTATGTTCGGAGATTCTTATCTGAATCCCGTTTCATACGTCGAGAGCCCGTATAACTATGTGAGCAAAGGGTTTCTAGGCTTCAACGAGCTAAGCATACATGCGGATACAATCCACAATTTCCTGGTGGAGAATTACGACCCTTATGAACTATCACGTTTGCTTTATAGCGCGGCTCGTGAGGCAGCAATTAGTAATTATGCGCATGATAGCACCAGCAGCGACGGTGCTGAGACTCAGACGCTTCGTGCTATTTTCGCCAAGCCAAGCAACCCAGATTTCAAGATGCAATGCATCGATGATTCGGCAGTGATTGAAGGATGGAAGCAGGAGTTGCCGTATTCACTCTGGCTACAGCCTGAACCTGCTCCGCTGATGGTTCAATTACCAGGCTTGGGCTCATTCCGTAAGGGCAATATGGATTTGGCGCTGGCTGAATTGGCTTACGAAGAAGGCTATAGCGTCCTAATTTTCAGTAATACCTTTAATTGGGAATTCATGACTTCAGCGCCTCAAGGGTATGCACCAGGGTATGTGAATCGCGATATGGAGCTTCTGCGCGAAGCTTACCAAGCCATTATGATCGATGCTGAGGCTACATATGGTGCAGATCATTTCCAACAGCGTTCACTCAGCGGCATGTCGATGGGCGCTTGGTATACCTTGAACCTTGCAGCTGATTTGAAGCACCGTGGCACTGATCACTTGGTGGATAATGTCATCGCGATCAATCCTCCGGTCAATCTTCTCGATAGCTTGGGCGCGCTTGATTTACTATATCGTGCACCCTATCAAAATGGCGATATGGACCGCGCAAAGCAGACTATTGATTCTGCAATTGCGAAGGCATTCATCAGTGCCAGCATGGGGTTAACGCCCACATCTGATCTGCCATTCACCAATACAGAGGCATCGTATTTGATCGGTTTGAATTTTAGATTGACGCTGCATGAGGCGATTATTGCAGGTGCTTTTAATGAAGAGCTCAGTGTCTTCGGTAGTAAGGGCGCACTCTATAAGGATATGGAAGCGCTGAGTTTTGATGACTATTATAAGAAAATTGCAGTCATGGTGAATGAGCGCCAAGGTGTGACTGAGAAGGACATCCAAGAATCTGTGAATTTGGAAAATCGTAGTGAGCAGTTAAAGCAAGTTAAAGGCTTACACTTGGTTCTCAGCGACAATGACTTCCTGTTGAATCCTAAGGAGTTGAACTGGCTGAAGACTACATTCGCTGGTAAGACTACAGTCTTTGAGCAGGGCGGCCACCTCGGTGAGCTCTGGCGTCCGGAACTGCAGGCAGCAATCCGCGAGCAGTTACGCAAGAACTATAATAATAAGTAG
- a CDS encoding metallophosphoesterase, with protein MRELTELAMADIGTRNRSGGVWRLGLMSAVIVVGYVLVRNYLYVDAGMLRPNFAQIHKAYDFNLWELPMTLFGFAAVFAGLAATWRGQRKGLVWIALLYAFVAVDLLGLRYYVTSVEPERLVVHHVRLETPKLTKPLRLLHISDIQSGEITDYEVKVFAEIKALKPDLVLNTGDLLQVVPPATFEAEFSKLLELIKEVNPRLGTFAVYGDTERELYRYSPEQLAPLRILSSRSAQIDTGGGVIDLHGLSLYQSKNELWATRTVEDWLAQTNSDDFRILLGHAPDYALNVVDLPVDLCLAGHTHGGQVRVPWHGPLVIDSEVPKEWSRGFRRIGIPYLNVSAGAGSNRFEGLPPLRFNCPTEMTLIELVPMRSIR; from the coding sequence ATGAGGGAACTGACTGAATTGGCGATGGCAGACATCGGCACGCGTAATCGAAGCGGGGGAGTGTGGCGATTGGGGTTAATGTCTGCCGTTATTGTGGTCGGTTATGTGTTGGTTCGTAATTATTTGTATGTCGACGCGGGGATGCTGCGACCGAACTTTGCTCAAATCCACAAGGCCTACGATTTTAATTTGTGGGAACTACCGATGACGCTGTTCGGTTTCGCAGCGGTGTTTGCGGGCTTGGCGGCTACGTGGCGCGGGCAGCGTAAGGGGCTGGTGTGGATTGCGCTGCTGTATGCATTTGTCGCCGTGGATCTCTTAGGACTACGGTATTATGTAACTTCGGTCGAGCCAGAGCGCTTGGTCGTGCATCATGTGCGGTTGGAGACTCCGAAACTAACGAAGCCGCTACGTTTGCTGCATATTTCAGACATTCAATCGGGTGAAATTACTGATTATGAAGTGAAGGTCTTTGCTGAAATTAAGGCGCTGAAGCCTGACTTGGTTTTAAATACAGGAGATCTCCTACAGGTTGTGCCACCTGCGACGTTCGAGGCGGAATTTTCCAAGTTACTTGAGTTGATCAAGGAGGTGAACCCACGTCTGGGCACCTTTGCGGTGTATGGCGATACAGAGCGAGAGCTTTACCGTTATTCACCAGAGCAGTTGGCTCCGCTGCGGATCTTATCTTCGCGCTCAGCGCAGATTGATACGGGTGGTGGAGTGATTGATTTGCATGGCTTGAGCCTTTACCAATCGAAGAATGAACTCTGGGCGACGCGCACAGTCGAAGATTGGCTCGCACAGACTAATTCCGATGATTTTCGTATTCTGCTCGGACACGCTCCGGATTATGCGTTGAATGTCGTCGATCTGCCCGTGGATCTTTGCCTTGCTGGGCATACCCACGGTGGTCAGGTTCGTGTGCCATGGCATGGGCCGTTGGTGATCGATAGTGAGGTGCCAAAGGAGTGGTCGCGTGGTTTCAGGCGTATTGGCATTCCGTATTTAAATGTATCCGCGGGAGCGGGGTCGAATCGGTTCGAAGGGCTACCACCGCTACGCTTCAATTGCCCAACTGAGATGACGCTGATCGAACTAGTGCCGATGCGCTCGATTCGTTGA
- a CDS encoding metallophosphoesterase, which produces MPRTIAIGDVHGCAFEFEALLKTLAPQKHDRIIQLGDLVNRGPDSHDVIQLAQEY; this is translated from the coding sequence ATGCCTCGAACCATCGCCATAGGAGACGTGCACGGCTGCGCATTCGAATTTGAAGCACTCCTCAAAACCCTCGCGCCACAAAAACACGACCGCATCATTCAACTAGGTGACCTAGTGAACCGAGGCCCTGACAGTCACGACGTCATTCAGCTAGCCCAAGAATATTAG